One segment of Desulfatibacillum aliphaticivorans DSM 15576 DNA contains the following:
- a CDS encoding enoyl-CoA hydratase-related protein has translation MSDSVLYEKKETTGILTINKPKANQLSAEVFEGMSMTLDLAAQDKDLRALIITGSGDKIFCAGADLSGGFGNLSPIDFIKRAQDIFNKIEAFPRPVIAAMIGHAFGGGLELAMACHMRIIKKNARIGLTETNLGIMPGYGGTLRLPRLVGRAKAIEMMLLGKQIRSEKALEIGLVNEMCEEGEVMDKSMELAATLSTRPPLAVSAILRVLSMRESVSPEMALQLERQELVKLFETKDCMEGMTAFAMKTKPVFKGE, from the coding sequence ATGTCGGACTCTGTTTTGTACGAAAAAAAGGAAACAACGGGCATCCTCACCATCAACAAGCCCAAAGCCAACCAGTTGAGCGCCGAGGTCTTCGAGGGCATGAGCATGACCCTGGACCTGGCCGCCCAGGACAAGGATCTGCGGGCGCTGATCATCACGGGCTCCGGGGATAAAATCTTCTGCGCGGGCGCTGACCTTTCGGGAGGCTTCGGCAATCTCTCGCCCATCGATTTTATCAAACGCGCCCAGGACATATTCAACAAGATCGAAGCCTTCCCCAGACCGGTCATTGCGGCCATGATCGGGCACGCCTTCGGCGGAGGCCTGGAGCTTGCCATGGCCTGCCACATGCGCATCATCAAAAAGAACGCCCGCATCGGGCTGACCGAAACCAACCTGGGCATCATGCCCGGATACGGCGGAACCCTGCGCCTGCCCCGGCTTGTGGGCAGGGCCAAGGCCATTGAAATGATGCTGCTTGGCAAACAAATCCGGTCGGAAAAAGCCCTTGAAATCGGTCTGGTCAATGAGATGTGCGAGGAAGGCGAGGTCATGGACAAATCCATGGAGCTGGCCGCAACCCTGTCCACCCGGCCGCCCCTGGCGGTTTCCGCCATATTGCGGGTTTTGTCCATGCGGGAGAGCGTTTCGCCGGAAATGGCCCTGCAACTGGAGCGCCAGGAACTGGTCAAGCTGTTCGAGACCAAGGACTGCATGGAAGGCATGACCGCCTTCGCCATGAAAACCAAGCCGGTCTTCAAAGGCGAATAG
- a CDS encoding 3-hydroxyacyl-CoA dehydrogenase family protein — protein sequence MDFADVKKIAVIGSGDMGHGIVQVAAMAGYNVAMKDVKQEFLDRGMGKIVESLDILVGKEKISAQDKEDVMARISATTDTAEAVSDAQIVIEAVPEIMDLKKSVFSEVSASAPGDAILATNTSTMSITEISKAVNNPARFAGLHFFNPVNRMKLVEIIKGAETSDATADVLVKFTEAVKKIPVVVLKDSPGFIVNRINAPNQAMLSAILDEGKIKPDELDTAMKMVGMPQGPYELADFVGLDVFVHTLKYYAETLSPEFQPGKYLTAKVEAGDLGKKTGQGIYDWSSGKPLIDGTTMCQDITPMEMLAIQINEAVRVHKEGIAASVADIDLAVVHGMKAMAGPFAMCAGMQPEQLVTSLDKLHERFGLAIFKPEPEVADGSFKEMK from the coding sequence ATGGATTTTGCGGACGTGAAGAAAATTGCGGTAATCGGCTCGGGCGATATGGGCCACGGCATCGTCCAGGTGGCGGCCATGGCGGGATACAACGTTGCCATGAAGGACGTGAAGCAGGAGTTCCTGGACCGGGGCATGGGGAAGATCGTGGAAAGCCTGGACATCCTTGTGGGCAAGGAAAAGATTTCGGCCCAGGACAAGGAAGACGTCATGGCCCGGATTTCAGCCACCACGGACACGGCCGAGGCCGTGAGCGACGCCCAGATCGTCATCGAGGCCGTGCCTGAAATCATGGATCTCAAAAAGTCCGTCTTCTCCGAGGTTTCGGCCAGTGCGCCCGGCGACGCCATCCTGGCCACCAACACTTCCACCATGAGCATCACGGAGATTTCCAAGGCAGTAAACAACCCCGCCCGGTTTGCAGGCCTGCATTTTTTCAATCCGGTCAATCGCATGAAACTGGTGGAAATCATCAAGGGCGCGGAAACCAGCGACGCAACCGCGGACGTCCTGGTCAAGTTCACCGAAGCCGTCAAAAAGATTCCCGTGGTGGTGTTGAAAGACTCCCCCGGCTTTATCGTCAACCGGATCAACGCGCCCAACCAGGCCATGCTGAGCGCCATACTAGACGAGGGAAAGATCAAGCCCGACGAATTGGACACGGCCATGAAAATGGTGGGCATGCCCCAGGGGCCATACGAACTGGCCGACTTTGTGGGCCTGGACGTGTTTGTGCATACGCTCAAATATTACGCCGAAACCCTGTCTCCCGAGTTCCAACCGGGCAAGTATCTCACCGCCAAGGTGGAGGCCGGAGACTTGGGCAAGAAAACCGGCCAGGGCATCTACGACTGGTCCTCGGGCAAGCCTCTCATCGACGGAACGACCATGTGCCAGGACATCACCCCCATGGAAATGCTGGCCATTCAGATCAACGAAGCCGTGCGTGTGCATAAGGAAGGAATCGCCGCTTCGGTAGCCGACATCGACCTTGCTGTGGTACATGGTATGAAAGCCATGGCAGGGCCGTTCGCCATGTGCGCGGGCATGCAGCCCGAGCAACTGGTGACGTCCCTGGACAAACTCCACGAGCGCTTCGGCCTGGCGATTTTCAAGCCGGAGCCGGAAGTCGCGGACGGGTCATTCAAGGAAATGAAATAA